Proteins encoded within one genomic window of Choristoneura fumiferana chromosome 28, NRCan_CFum_1, whole genome shotgun sequence:
- the LOC141443962 gene encoding putative fatty acyl-CoA reductase CG5065 isoform X2, producing MAPSVTEFYAEKNVLVTGATGFVGKVLVEKLLRSCPNLSTVYLLLRQKRGISGEERLRELCSNKLFSHLREKQPEVFSKLRLVSGDILEEELGLSNDDRQELQKRCHVVFHGAACVRFDQKLKDAVAMNTTGTLRVLRLAEKMENLEVLVHLSTAYCRCELEVLEEKLYPAVHKPARVMDLVEWMDDEMLDYLQPKLIGSEPNTYAYTKAMTEDLVADYAHKFPIAIARPSIVTSMMKEPIPGWIDNLNGPAGLTIGSAKGVLRTMHCEPSYCVDAMPVDVVANGCLLIGYATAIDKKKEVQFFNITLSKTLHFTWGNMIKIGEDWINEYPLTVALWYPGGSIKSWWLSHQVCLVLTQLLPAVLIDALLFLLGKKTFMIKVQKRISHGLNVLQYYTTKDWNFRNKNFTSLRSRISSADDQMFYTDVSGIDIKQYMKDYVLGLREYCCKEDPGNLERARRLHKIRYYVDRIAKVVLLGLLLWFLFSHWQSIAFGMSKMDDTLKSLSPIEHVKAEEAQDSGPLF from the exons GTCTTGGTGGAGAAACTGCTCCGGAGCTGTCCCAATCTCAGCACAGTGTATCTGCTGCTACGACAGAAGCGCGGCATCTCCGGCGAGGAGCGGCTGCGGGAGCTGTGCAGCAACAAG CTCTTCAGCCACCTTCGGGAGAAGCAACCTGAGGTGTTCAGCAAGCTCCGCCTGGTGTCTGGCGACATCCTGGAGGAGGAATTGGGTCTGAGTAACGACGACCGGCAGGAGCTGCAGAAGCGGTGCCACGTCGTATTCCACGGGGCTGCCTGCGTCAG GTTTGACCAGAAGTTGAAAGATGCAGTGGCCATGAACACGACCGGGACGCTGCGCGTGCTCCGGCTGGCAGAGAAAATGGAGAATTTGGAG GTCCTCGTGCACCTATCGACGGCGTACTGCCGCTGCGAGCTGGAAGTGCTGGAGGAGAAGTTATACCCCGCCGTGCACAAGCCGGCCAGGGTCATGGACCTGGTGGAGTGGATGGACGACGAAATGCTGGACTATCTACAGCCCAA GCTTATTGGTTCGGAGCCCAACACGTATGCGTACACGAAGGCTATGACTGAGGACCTGGTAGCCGACTACGCCCATAAGTTTCCCATCGCCATCGCCAGGCCTTCTATAG TGACGTCTATGATGAAGGAGCCCATCCCGGGCTGGATCGACAACCTCAACGGGCCCGCGGGGCTCACCATCGGCAGCGCCAAGG GTGTACTCCGTACGATGCACTGCGAGCCCTCGTACTGCGTAGACGCGATGCCAGTCGACGTGGTTGCCAACGGCTGCCTGCTCATAGGCTACGCTACTGCCATAGacaa GAAAAAAGAGGTGCAGTTCTTCAACATAACGTTGTCAAAGACACTGCACTTCACGTGGGGCAACATGATCAAGATCG GCGAAGACTGGATCAACGAGTACCCGCTGACGGTGGCGCTCTGGTACCCCGGGGGCTCCATCAAGTCGTGGTGGCTGAGCCATCAGGTGTGCCTGGTGCTGACGCAGCTGCTGCCCGCGGTGCTGATCGACGCGCTGCTGTTCTTGCTGGGGAAGAAGACCTT CATGATAAAGGTCCAGAAACGCATCAGCCACGGTCTTAACGTCCTTCAGTACTACACCACCAAGGACTGGAACTTCCGGAACAAAAACTTCACCTCCCTCCGGTCCCGCATCTCTTCAGCTGATGACCAGATGTTCTACACGGACGTTAGTGGGATAGATATCAAGCAGTACATGAAGGATTATGTGTTGGGGCTCAGGGAGTATTGCTGCAAGGAGGACCCTGGCAATCTGGAGAGGGCGAGGAGGCTGCATAAAAT CCGGTACTACGTAGACAGGATCGCCAAGGTCGTACTACTCGGGCTGTTGCTCTGGTTTCTATTCAGCCACTGGCAGAGCATAGCCTTTGGAATGTCAAAGATGGATGATACGCTGAAGAGTCTATCGCCTATCGAGCACGTCAAAGCAGAGGAAGCTCAAGACTCGGGGCCCCTGTTTTAG
- the LOC141443962 gene encoding putative fatty acyl-CoA reductase CG5065 isoform X1, whose amino-acid sequence MKGFAMAPSVTEFYAEKNVLVTGATGFVGKVLVEKLLRSCPNLSTVYLLLRQKRGISGEERLRELCSNKLFSHLREKQPEVFSKLRLVSGDILEEELGLSNDDRQELQKRCHVVFHGAACVRFDQKLKDAVAMNTTGTLRVLRLAEKMENLEVLVHLSTAYCRCELEVLEEKLYPAVHKPARVMDLVEWMDDEMLDYLQPKLIGSEPNTYAYTKAMTEDLVADYAHKFPIAIARPSIVTSMMKEPIPGWIDNLNGPAGLTIGSAKGVLRTMHCEPSYCVDAMPVDVVANGCLLIGYATAIDKKKEVQFFNITLSKTLHFTWGNMIKIGEDWINEYPLTVALWYPGGSIKSWWLSHQVCLVLTQLLPAVLIDALLFLLGKKTFMIKVQKRISHGLNVLQYYTTKDWNFRNKNFTSLRSRISSADDQMFYTDVSGIDIKQYMKDYVLGLREYCCKEDPGNLERARRLHKIRYYVDRIAKVVLLGLLLWFLFSHWQSIAFGMSKMDDTLKSLSPIEHVKAEEAQDSGPLF is encoded by the exons GTCTTGGTGGAGAAACTGCTCCGGAGCTGTCCCAATCTCAGCACAGTGTATCTGCTGCTACGACAGAAGCGCGGCATCTCCGGCGAGGAGCGGCTGCGGGAGCTGTGCAGCAACAAG CTCTTCAGCCACCTTCGGGAGAAGCAACCTGAGGTGTTCAGCAAGCTCCGCCTGGTGTCTGGCGACATCCTGGAGGAGGAATTGGGTCTGAGTAACGACGACCGGCAGGAGCTGCAGAAGCGGTGCCACGTCGTATTCCACGGGGCTGCCTGCGTCAG GTTTGACCAGAAGTTGAAAGATGCAGTGGCCATGAACACGACCGGGACGCTGCGCGTGCTCCGGCTGGCAGAGAAAATGGAGAATTTGGAG GTCCTCGTGCACCTATCGACGGCGTACTGCCGCTGCGAGCTGGAAGTGCTGGAGGAGAAGTTATACCCCGCCGTGCACAAGCCGGCCAGGGTCATGGACCTGGTGGAGTGGATGGACGACGAAATGCTGGACTATCTACAGCCCAA GCTTATTGGTTCGGAGCCCAACACGTATGCGTACACGAAGGCTATGACTGAGGACCTGGTAGCCGACTACGCCCATAAGTTTCCCATCGCCATCGCCAGGCCTTCTATAG TGACGTCTATGATGAAGGAGCCCATCCCGGGCTGGATCGACAACCTCAACGGGCCCGCGGGGCTCACCATCGGCAGCGCCAAGG GTGTACTCCGTACGATGCACTGCGAGCCCTCGTACTGCGTAGACGCGATGCCAGTCGACGTGGTTGCCAACGGCTGCCTGCTCATAGGCTACGCTACTGCCATAGacaa GAAAAAAGAGGTGCAGTTCTTCAACATAACGTTGTCAAAGACACTGCACTTCACGTGGGGCAACATGATCAAGATCG GCGAAGACTGGATCAACGAGTACCCGCTGACGGTGGCGCTCTGGTACCCCGGGGGCTCCATCAAGTCGTGGTGGCTGAGCCATCAGGTGTGCCTGGTGCTGACGCAGCTGCTGCCCGCGGTGCTGATCGACGCGCTGCTGTTCTTGCTGGGGAAGAAGACCTT CATGATAAAGGTCCAGAAACGCATCAGCCACGGTCTTAACGTCCTTCAGTACTACACCACCAAGGACTGGAACTTCCGGAACAAAAACTTCACCTCCCTCCGGTCCCGCATCTCTTCAGCTGATGACCAGATGTTCTACACGGACGTTAGTGGGATAGATATCAAGCAGTACATGAAGGATTATGTGTTGGGGCTCAGGGAGTATTGCTGCAAGGAGGACCCTGGCAATCTGGAGAGGGCGAGGAGGCTGCATAAAAT CCGGTACTACGTAGACAGGATCGCCAAGGTCGTACTACTCGGGCTGTTGCTCTGGTTTCTATTCAGCCACTGGCAGAGCATAGCCTTTGGAATGTCAAAGATGGATGATACGCTGAAGAGTCTATCGCCTATCGAGCACGTCAAAGCAGAGGAAGCTCAAGACTCGGGGCCCCTGTTTTAG